The Lycium ferocissimum isolate CSIRO_LF1 chromosome 8, AGI_CSIRO_Lferr_CH_V1, whole genome shotgun sequence DNA segment CCATTTTCTATTTGTCAATTATCaccatcttttttcttttttggggaaTGATAGGGAGGTCCTTTTTGGAATGTCATTTTCTATTTATCAATTATCaccatctttttttcttttttcttttttggggaaTGATAGGGAGGTCCTTTTTGGAATGTACCAACTGGAAGAAGAGATGGAAGAATTTCTAATGCTTCAGAGACATTATCAGACATTCCAGCTCCAACCAGTAACTTTTCCACTCTACAAACTGATTTTGCTAGAAAGGGTCTTGACCTCAAAGACTTGATCCTATTATCTGGTAAGCAAAAATTATTACTTCATCAGTTCCATTTTATGTGACACAATTTTCTTGTTAGTCTACTTAAGAAAGAATAACACATTTTTGTATTTGGAAACAACTAACTACATAAGCTTTTCATTTTCTCTTGCTGAGAAGTTTTTGCAACCACacaaatgatatgatatgtttaagccacaagtttcaaaagtctctATTCTTCGTTTGAATTACGTGCCGAGAAAAACTAGGTCACATAAATGAAAACGGAGAGAGCAATTCCTACGTTCAAATTTTATGCGGTAACTATTAGAGTATGAGAGTCAAACTAAACAAAATTTCGATGGGATCTAATCAGACATagaattttcaaattcaaaataataaaaatgtatttgaaaAAACCCATAATCAATGAAGAACCTATTAATTTGACTCTCCAAATGGTAATAGCAccaaatataattcaaaataattaCAAAAGATATTTGAATAATTGTAGTAAATGAAAAACCtattttgtccttcaaataatACTagcgccaaaaaaaaaaagaatagaggCAGTACAGTtagttttggtccttttctTAACTTGCCACGTATAATAATAGAATCTCTTGTATATGATAAGGAAATGGTATAACGTGCTtacttacaatttgaatagaaaaaaaatgatcttACAAAATTCTTTTGTGTTTTAATTCCTTCAGGTGCTCACAATTTGGAGTCTCTCATTGCTCGTCATTCTCTACGCGCCTATACAATTTTACTGGGACTTTTGGTACTCAAGATCCATCTTTAGACAGCGAATACGCAGCTAACCTTAAGGCCAAGAAATGCAAATCACTTAACGATAACACAACAATAGTCGAAATGGATCCAGGGAGTTTCAGGACATTTGATCTTAGTTACTACAAGCTTTTACTCAAAAGGAGAGGACTCTTCCAATCTGATGCAGCCTTAACAACAAGTACAGCAACAAAGTCATACATCGAAAAACTTGTTGATGGATCACTTAAAAAATTCTATGCTGAATTTGCTAAGGCCATGGAGAAAATGGGAAGGATTGAAGTTAAAACAGGTTATGCTGGTGAAATTAGGAAGCATTGTGCGGTTGTAAATAGTTAAGATGAATCTTTGGTTTTTTTGATTCATGATTTTGAGTTGATATTTGTACAAGCCCTGCGTGAAGATGGTTTGGGGCAATATGTATTAtgttccctttttatttttttcttcatacttTCGTACCTTGATGGTTGTTTAAATAAAGgctgaatatatatatgaagcaccttaaattttcaattttcatttagacacttgaaCTTGTTATACCCAATGAACACTTGAATTTGAATCAAATTGTGTCGATTAAATACGATGTGATGAAatagttaagaaaaaaaaaatatgtgttgTACACATGCCAATAATGTGGCAAAGAAGCCAATAAACTAATGTCGCGTGGCTCTTGATcccaaataattaaaaagaaaaaagaaaaaatcttttgaaccacaaaaaaaaaaaaagggaaaaacttaCTCCCTTCGAGTCGTTTTGACTAACTTTAAAGCTAAATTGGCGAAATATTTTAACTATCTATATATAAGCTAAATATATGCAAAAGCATTTTCTTAAACAGTGGTGCAGAGAGTTTCACATTTTAATTGGGTAGCGATTGAAGGCCCCAACACAACAAGTCATGCCCATCATTAATAGGGTTGTTCatggttttggttaaaaccaaaaccaaatcaaaaatttatccaaaccgaataaaaaaaccgacatttggtttggtttggtttgatttggttttaaattttaaaaaccgataatatttggtttggttatggttctattaaaaaaataaccgaaccaaatcgataaattatatacataaattttataattattcatatgtataatattagtttttcataaataattataaatattttataccttttaatcattaatttgatttttgatctacttatttcacatgattgtttaaggcccATGTTTTTTAGAATGTGTCCAAGCCcatgtctttaagtcttttaactctttaagAGTTAAATGTAAAACCTACTAACAGAAGCTCACGTTAGAATCTAAcgtctttaacttaaatttttagcctttctttgtcatccatttgattttaggttgtttcttcttttctttcaaatttatacctttcttttttcttgtctgaatgggtcctaaacttctaatatttttcatatgaaaaggacagAGGTTGTAGATTTGGATGTTCCTATAGAAGAACCTTTAGTAACATCAGCATTTGCTGTAACTCAAGCACATGGTaatgccctaatacttcttccgtgagtaatcctcctaaaaagcataaaagaacaactccttgtagccgagaccctagccttggggataatgatagaaaaacatctgaagtttggcatcattacacaaagtttttttaataaaatgggagaatcGAGGGCAAATGCAAATCACCgccccaaagtttgggatcattacacaaagtttttttatttcatatattctcattttaattttaggtggtctttatgtttaattaatatgtatgtttgtaacaacaactaaaagctcctatgctctactttatttccaggtatgtgtattaagatgacaaaaatggtgtaGCCACTACTAAGTTACTTTTTAGCTCTATATATAATAGTTTAGCAACTGGGTAACTTCGAAAGTactacactatcactaatagtgaaaatgtttgtatgatttatgtatccaccttaaactataaataaaagttatcatttgaacaaaaaaaaaagacatgtctttttcaacttttaatgTTTTATCGATGGTTCACTAGTCATAAACggaaaaatcgaaccaaactgaaccaaaccgacaataaccaaaccgatggttattattttatttggtttggttatggttttagacatttaaaaactgactaaattggtttggttatgattttaatcaatagccgacccaaaccgaaccatgaacacccctacccATCAATTGTGCCAACTCCCCTCTACCACCTCGCTCTACAACCGGATACTTTTCTTGGCAGTCCCTGAAAGCCCTCCGGGGTCCTAGCCCTCTTTCTCCATTCGAGTCTGAAGTTCAGCGGAAGGTACTAAAATTAAATATCATTTATTGTtctttttgaaatatatttaaaatggGAAAAGGCTAAAAATGCCCCTATCCTATCCTATTTGGTTCATGAATGCGCTAGTCCTTTATCCTTTTCTTGGAGCTCATATTTGCCCCTAAACTAACCGACCCAACATCTATCAAAAATCATGTGACGTGTCACTCTTCTATTAGTTTTAATATATAACTCAATTGAACTCACACACAAAGTGAGATTTAGAGAGGATAgagtgtacgtagaccttaTCTCTGTCTTGTGAAGGCAGAGAGGAATAACCACAAGATAAAagctaatcaaaataaaaatatgttcCATACAGTGAACATATTCgagaaaaattgcaaaatcTACGTTATACGCCATAAACATATAAAAACCAATAGGAAAGTGACACGTCACGTGATTTTTAACAGATGTTGGGTTTGTTAGTTTAGGGGCAAATATGAGCCCAAAAAAGGATAACGGCATTGGTGAACCAATATGTTAACTAGGGCCATTGATGAACCAAATCTGATAGGATAGGGGCATTTTTAGTCCTTTTCCGTATTTAAAAAGTGGGAAAATAACACTCTGTCtatttagagaaaatatttatcCGAAGTGGtccatatttttaatattatctAAAATGacctttttatatattattatatacttttatacAAGATTGATACATTATCTAAAGTATAATTTTgtatattgtgtgtgtgtgttgcaaAAAAAGAATGTGCAGAAGTAATAATAGTTGATGGGCCTGATTGAGTCCAAAAACTGTTCTTCTGATTCAAACCAAGAGGAAACTCAAATTTGTGCAGGCCCATCAATAATGCTCCCTCAACCCTAGTTGTAACGCCACACAATAACCCTAACACCCATCAAATTCTAATCCTTCCTATATATTTCTACTTCTGTACATCTTCTTTCATCATCTTATTCTTGATATGCTGATTGTCATCTACTCATATTCTCTTCTTAATCCTTTACTCagattcttttctttctttcttaatatTCAGTCCCTCTTTAATGTTACAtgttaactttcttttcttgattgtcACTACGTAAACACtactgttttttcttttttcactgaTTCAATCAAAATATCTGTGGGAATAAccactgaacatttttcagtgggaaaatagtgattttttaatAGCGTGTGTGATAAAATTTGTGTGCAGTGATGATACAAGTTGTGGACTAGAGTTTCTGATCTGGGGATTTAGACCCCCATTGGTTGAAGACAAACCCTTGGCTGTCTGAGCACACTTTTCTTTataaatttcctttttctttttttttttcattttggattttttaaaagattttatttttccacatttttttttctgctATCAagatttttgttaaaatttgatTCCATGGTATTGCTATGCATAATGAGCTTTTCAGAAAAAACCTATATGTGTATCAATGTTTATTTGTGTATACTTACTAGTataattttgttggaaaaaaaattaattctatATCTAGTGAAGATTAATTTGTTAGAGAGGGGCTTATGATGATAACACAAATTATCTTAGCGGATTTCAGTGAGATTTAATTATCAATGATCTGATTGTTACACACACTGAGGCCCTTTTTTTcttatagtattatttttctttgtaaaGTAGTGAAAGTTTTCTAATTAATCTACAACCATTGATTTATAATAATGCTGTAATGAGGTGAAGCACCATATGGTGTTTAAGGGCAGTGGAAGAGAGTTTAATAGCTTTCTCCGTGAGCCTATTTTATTAACGACTTCTCCTTCCACTGAGCATTATTTCTCTTTTATACGCTTCTTaagaaaagattaattaacactagttttgactattttatcttcatttttttatatagtGATTCTTTTGATGATGAGTCTAGAAAAGGCAATAAATTAGAGTCTCTGGTACACTTTGTTCAATAGTGTATTCAGCGCTGTACGTTGCCAAGAATGAAATGGGGCTGAGATTCTGACACAAACGCTATTTCTAAGTGTCCTTGTGCATTCAGATGCCTCTACATATATGATTGAATATTTCATCAGATTCTGgtataaaaaaataactttttatgGTTTTATAACTTATGTATAAAAAGGAATACACGAAaaccaaaatttgaaaaaattaatggGCTAATAGAAATTTACTGGGGATAAAATGGTAATGAAGCAGATATAAGAGAAAGACAGTCAGAAAggcaataacaacaacatcatacccaTGATGATGCAGAGTGTATGCAGACGCTACCCCTACTAGAGAGAAAGCTGTCGAAAGGAATAGAAACAATAATACTTGGCGCAGCTGTGCTTTGAAGTTGACGAGTTAAGATAGTGATCAACATGATGATATAGTTTCCTGAGCTTGAGCATGATGAGTTTGACCATAATTTCTCATAAGGCGTGATATTATGTTGGCCTGAATACTATGGTTGGCTGGACGGACAAGGAGAACCACCATTATATGCTGAGGCAACCTTATTTTGTGACAGAGGCCAGGATCACCTGGAAGGTGATTCAGAGGTGACTGTCTGAGAGTCTGCTTGGTCTATTCCATCCTTACGAAGATGACATTCAATTTGCCCAGGATCATGTTAGAGCAGATTAACAAGGTCTAAGGATGTGGGGTCAAAGAGACTTTACATTTCGAGTATGTTGACCGAGTACTTGTTGTGCAACATTGAGGAGGACAACTTTTTTGACCACACGGTGGAGGCTACGCTTATGTCCTATGATCCTACATTTGTGAACGAAGGTCTTTTGCTTTACTAGAGCAGACGGTGATTTGCTGGGAGGAGTGTATGCTCAGCAAGTTTATATTTAGTTTATAGGACATATTGCTCTAAGAATTAGGCATAGGCATAGCCCTTGAGGACTAAATGAATAAACAACCTTATGGGTAAACTACTTGCATTTAACCCACTAAGATGGGTAGCCTCGAGTTTCAGTTTTACATGGGACAGTTTCATGAGGCTTGATTACAAGTGAGATACTATGTTAGCCTGAATATTATAGTTCCCTGGACTAGGAACAAGGAGAACCACCATTATAGGCTGAGGTAACCTTATTTGCTAAGCCAACCTGATTTTATGATAGGGGCCACGATCGCCTGGAAGGGGATCAGTTGTTGAATATAGCCTACCTCTTATGACACAGAGGTGGGCTGTTTGAGAGTCTGCTTGATCTATTCCATGTTAATGATGAGCAAGATCAAGGAGGTGGGGTCGAAGAGACTTTACTTTTCGAGTATGTCGACTAAGTACTTTGTTGTGGTGCAACATTAAGGAGGACAACTTCTACGACCACAAGGTCCTATGATCCGATGTATGTGTACGAGGGTCCTACTCTTTACTTGAGCAAATGATGACTTGCTGGGAGGAGTGTATGCTCTCTCTATGATGGGTAGCCCTAAGCTTCAGCCTAACATGGGACAGGTTGATATGAAGGAGCACACAATTTCTTATAATTTGTATTTTctaaaagattttattttttcatattttttctatattaatttatatttttctagaGTTGAATTAGTGAATTATGATTTGTCTTCTGATATTGTTGTTCTGTTTCAAGTTAGAGAGGGGCTTATGATGATAAGAACAAATTATCTTAGCGGATTTCAGTGAGATTTAATTGTCAATGATCTGGTTGTTACACACACTGAGGCCGttcttctttaattatttttctttgtcaAGTATTAAAAGTTTTCTAATAAATATTCTTCTTATAAATAATGCTGTGATGAGGTGAAGCACCATATGGTGTTTAACGGCAGTGGAAGAGAGTTTAATAGCTTTCTCCGTGAGCCTATTTTAATAACGACTTCTCCTTCCACTGAGCATTATTTCTCTTTTATACGCTTCTTaagaaaagattaattaacacaAGTTTTGATGATTCTTTTGATGATAGTCTAGAAAAGGCAATAAATTAAGAGTCTCTGGTACACTTTGTTCAATAGTGTATTCAGTGCTGTACGTTGCCAAGAATGAAATGGGGCTGAGATTCTGGCACAAACGCTGTTTCCAAGTGTCCTTGTGCATTCAGATGCCTCTACATTTTTATTGAATATTTCATCagattttatgttgtttttaTGGTTTTATAACTTATCTACAACAAGGAACACatgaaaacaaaatttgtaaAAAACTAATGGAGTAATAAGTAGTAGTAATTTACTGGAGATCAAAGGTAGTCCATAGCTGGCAGTTGATTACCTTTGAGGCGATCTTGGCCTTTGTAGTCCAGGCAACTCTAACATTTGCGCCACATAGTGTCTCACGAATAGCCTTGTAATCGGGCCTCATGTGGAAGTGGTCAAACTCATCATGCTCGTGCTCAGAAAGCTGCACTATGGCAGAAGAGCCTCACCTCTGCACCTTGGAATAATATCACATACTCCTCAATGTTGGTAGGGGAAAGCTAGTTTACATAGTACTCCTGAACCATAGAAGTGTTGATCGAAACCCCACGTCCTTGAGGTTGTGCCATAACCTAGGACACTTCGCACTTCAGATAACCATCACTAATCTCTAGTACAGCGTCAGGCACCATGTGTGGCTGTACGTCAATGCCTGAACCAATGCTCACCCTATGGAATCATGGCTCGGCCTCTAAAAACGCTACACAAATTTAGTTAACAACTTCTCCTTCCATTGAGCATTGTtccttttctccatttttttgagTGCTAAAAAGATGTAATGGTTTAAGGTTATAGAAACTTTTGAGTCTGTTATCAGTTTGATCCAACTCCACACAgtttgttcctttttcattgATGTGGCACACTTAACACCAACCTAATCgtgagaaaaaaattcttgcaaT contains these protein-coding regions:
- the LOC132068528 gene encoding peroxidase 3-like, producing the protein MATFSYLCPLIFMCIIVSSHAQLQQNFYAKSCPKAEKIILDHVRKHIPNAPSLAAALIRMHFHDCFVRGCDASVLLNFTSSAGNQTEKVGIPNLTLRGFSFIDDVKKVIEAECPGVVSCADIITLVARDSIVVTGGPFWNVPTGRRDGRISNASETLSDIPAPTSNFSTLQTDFARKGLDLKDLILLSGKQKLLLHQCSQFGVSHCSSFSTRLYNFTGTFGTQDPSLDSEYAANLKAKKCKSLNDNTTIVEMDPGSFRTFDLSYYKLLLKRRGLFQSDAALTTSTATKSYIEKLVDGSLKKFYAEFAKAMEKMGRIEVKTGYAGEIRKHCAVVNS